A stretch of DNA from Brevibacterium sp. CBA3109:
TGAACAGAATTTAGCTCAACAGTTGATTCGGCACTTTGAAGAATGATCATGGCAGTCACCCGCCTCTCAAGCAGAAAGCTCATGAATGATCATCACAGGACTGATTGTCGGCCTGGCACTCGGGTTCGTTCTCCAGCGAGGACGATTCTGCGTGACCGGAGCCTTCCGAGATCTCACTCTGACCGGGAACACACGCTGGTTCTCGGCGCTCATCCTCCTCATCGCCGTGCATTCGATCGGGCTCTTCGGGCTCAATGCACTGGGCATCATCACTCTGGAGGCCTCGCCGTTCCCATGGTTGGCCTCCATCATCGGCGGCCTCATCTTCGGCTTCGCCATTGTGCTCGCCGGCGGCTGCGCCACCGGCACCTACTACCGGGCGGGCGAGGGTCTGGTCGGCAGCTGGTTCGCCCTGATCTTCTACGCGCTGTCCTCTGCGGTGATGAAGAACGGACCGGCCACCTCGGCGACCGAGGGGCTGCGCTCGATCACCTTGGACAGCGGAACACTCCAGGCCTCAACAGGCCTGAGCCCGTGGGTCTTCGTCGCAATCCTCACTGCTGTGGCAATCGTGGTCACCGTCCACCACAATCGGAGCACCGCCACCCCGGTCGCGACTCTGCCTCCAAGGAAGAAGGGGCTGGCCCACATCCTCACGGAGAAGCGCTGGAATCCGTTCGCCACGGCCGTGGTCATCGGCGTCATCGCCACGATCGCCTGGCCGTTGTCGGCGGCAACCGGGCGCAACTCCGGTCTGGGGATCACAACCCCCTCGGCGAACCTGACGGGTTACCTGGCGACCGGCGATGTGGAGCTCATCGACTGGGGTGTCATGCTCGTCATCGGCATCCTGCTCGGGTCGTTCATCGCGGCGAAGGCTTCGGGCGAATTCCGGATCCGGGTCCCCGATCAGGCCACCGTGGTCAAGTCCATCCTCGGCGGAATCGGCATGGGCGTCGGTGCCGCAATCGCCGGTGGCTGCACCGTCGGCAATTCCATGGTCTCGACCGCGCAGTTCGAGTATCAGGGCTGGGTTGCGACGTTCTTCATGATCGTCGGGGCGGGAGTCGCCGCGAAGCTCACCATCAAATCAGGAGCGCGGACAGGTGTCGCGCGGCCCGTAGAAAGCAGGAGTGTATGAGACAGGTACTGGAAACCAATGGACTCGTCTGCCCGTTCCCCTTGGTTGAGGCCAAGGATGCGATCGGCGAACTGAACGGCGGCGATGAGCTCGTCATCAATTTCGACTGCACCCAGGCCACCGAAGCGATTCCCCAGTGGGCGGCAGAGAACGGCTACCCCGTGACCCACTTCGACCGCACCGGTGACGCGAGTTGGACGATCACTGTGCAGAAGGCCTGATTCGCCCCGCGCTCGGCTTCAGAGACGGACGATGGTCTCGTCCCCGTTGACCACCGACAG
This window harbors:
- a CDS encoding YeeE/YedE family protein, yielding MIITGLIVGLALGFVLQRGRFCVTGAFRDLTLTGNTRWFSALILLIAVHSIGLFGLNALGIITLEASPFPWLASIIGGLIFGFAIVLAGGCATGTYYRAGEGLVGSWFALIFYALSSAVMKNGPATSATEGLRSITLDSGTLQASTGLSPWVFVAILTAVAIVVTVHHNRSTATPVATLPPRKKGLAHILTEKRWNPFATAVVIGVIATIAWPLSAATGRNSGLGITTPSANLTGYLATGDVELIDWGVMLVIGILLGSFIAAKASGEFRIRVPDQATVVKSILGGIGMGVGAAIAGGCTVGNSMVSTAQFEYQGWVATFFMIVGAGVAAKLTIKSGARTGVARPVESRSV
- a CDS encoding sulfurtransferase TusA family protein, with the translated sequence MRQVLETNGLVCPFPLVEAKDAIGELNGGDELVINFDCTQATEAIPQWAAENGYPVTHFDRTGDASWTITVQKA